One Salvelinus sp. IW2-2015 unplaced genomic scaffold, ASM291031v2 Un_scaffold2641, whole genome shotgun sequence DNA segment encodes these proteins:
- the prrg4 gene encoding LOW QUALITY PROTEIN: transmembrane gamma-carboxyglutamic acid protein 4 (The sequence of the model RefSeq protein was modified relative to this genomic sequence to represent the inferred CDS: deleted 1 base in 1 codon), producing the protein MAILLHLFILYQLLPCGNFACMRKLLHTTGTEDQSKEVFVQEEQANAFLGRHLLANRFDFELFTPGNLERECFEEVCSYEEAREVFENVPQTEDFWKKYTEDEDTRPSRLDVTALLVGLIAAGVAVVIFGSLLVWYFCQGSCKDNLSRAGSVRVRPRRSNASLMRRLDEVSLQPVLLPPPEEIDPPGLPSYEDAIGKTGTHDAPPPPYPGIHTHAHVYTYT; encoded by the exons ATGGCGATYCTTTTGCATTTATTCATACTGTATCAACTGCTTCCCTGTGGAAACTTTGCTTGTATGAGAAAGTTATTACACACCACAGGGACGGAGGACCAGTCAAAAGAAG TTTTTGTGCAAGAGGAGCAGGCAAATGCATTCTTAGGACGCCATCTATTGGCCAACCGATTTGACTTTGAGCTCTTCACTCCTGGGAATTTGGAGAGGGAGTGCTTTGAAGAAGTCTGCAGCTATGAGGAAGCACGAGAGGTCTTTGAAAATGTCCCTCAGACT GAGGACTTCTGGAAAAAGTACACCGAGG ATGAGGACACGCGGCCATCGCGGCTGGATGTGACTGCCCTGCTTGTGGGTCTGATCGCGGCAGGGGTGGCCGTCGTCATCTTCGGC AGCCTGCTGGTCTGGTACTTCTGCCAGGGGAGTTGTAAAGATAACCTCTCACGTGCAGG CTCTGTTAGGGTGCGTCCAAGGCGCAGTAATGCCTCGCTCATGCGGAGACTGGATGAGGTCTCTCTGCAGCCTGTGCTCCTGCCCCCGCCGGAGGAGATTGACCCCCCAGGCCTGCCCTCCTATGAGGACGCCATCGGCAAAACCGGAACGCACGACGCCCCACCTCCTCCTTACCCTGGGATACACACGCATGCTCatgtatacacatacacatga